The following coding sequences are from one Desulfuribacillus alkaliarsenatis window:
- a CDS encoding PstS family phosphate ABC transporter substrate-binding protein: MLKRIAVLGLIAALMLLIVACGGGNSEPSNNQQPQQPSSPSTPAQPAEQLPSGFLDVRGSDTMVNMGQALAEYYMDNVNQNANLAVTGGGSGTGIAGLINNDLDIAQSSRAIRQSELDDATGRGVDVHEFIVGVDGVAIGVNSANPIESVTMQELSDILTGAITNWSQLGWAEGGEITVYSRQSNSGTYAFVNEVVMDGADWAPNTQFLPGSSNINEALQTDVAGLGYFGVAYVGGETRALMVDGYSPQDEQAVGDGLYKVARPLFFYVNGTPEGLANHYLQWVLSAEGQAVIAEVGFYRVDPATAYDSTNKELFRSLGIEVTY, translated from the coding sequence ATGTTAAAAAGAATTGCAGTACTAGGGTTAATCGCAGCACTAATGTTATTGATTGTAGCTTGTGGTGGGGGTAACAGCGAACCAAGTAACAACCAACAGCCACAGCAGCCTTCATCACCATCAACACCTGCACAACCAGCGGAGCAATTACCTTCAGGGTTCCTAGATGTTCGTGGATCTGACACAATGGTGAACATGGGTCAAGCATTAGCTGAATATTACATGGATAATGTTAATCAAAATGCTAACCTGGCAGTAACTGGTGGTGGATCAGGAACTGGTATTGCTGGTCTTATCAATAACGACTTAGATATTGCGCAATCTTCTCGTGCAATTAGACAATCTGAATTAGATGATGCTACTGGAAGAGGCGTAGATGTCCATGAGTTCATCGTAGGCGTTGACGGAGTAGCAATAGGTGTTAACTCAGCAAATCCAATTGAAAGCGTTACGATGCAAGAGCTTAGTGATATTCTTACTGGTGCAATTACAAATTGGTCTCAGCTAGGTTGGGCTGAAGGTGGCGAAATCACAGTATATTCTCGCCAATCTAACTCTGGTACTTACGCTTTTGTAAATGAAGTTGTAATGGATGGTGCAGATTGGGCGCCAAATACTCAGTTCTTACCAGGCTCTTCAAACATCAATGAAGCATTACAAACAGATGTAGCAGGTCTTGGGTACTTTGGGGTAGCATATGTAGGTGGAGAAACTAGAGCTTTAATGGTAGATGGGTATTCTCCGCAAGATGAGCAAGCGGTTGGTGATGGATTATACAAGGTTGCTCGTCCGTTATTCTTCTACGTAAATGGGACACCTGAAGGTTTAGCTAACCATTATCTTCAGTGGGTGTTAAGTGCTGAAGGTCAAGCAGTTATAGCAGAAGTAGGATTCTACCGCGTAGATCCAGCAACTGCATATGACTCTACAAACAAAGAATTATTTAGAAGCTTAGGAATTGAAGTGACATATTAA